From the Quercus lobata isolate SW786 chromosome 6, ValleyOak3.0 Primary Assembly, whole genome shotgun sequence genome, one window contains:
- the LOC115993816 gene encoding protein PRD1 isoform X3, with protein MLFCYDSQKQPDLEEEEEANREELAQVCCEGHRSTLNLQSQQGEGGGSICLLCFSNLISNPLSPTLHVSYALSQISQFLISSSHSHFLVSPLLKALSSFDDQPIANQLINLILKLSSESESFSAHFVATLSHHLASRALAWTRPQLFTLLHLVVDALIKTQVDDVRLNCLALLTVFAQRGFFAKVNANEASSIILYEADNFMQGPEDGKDGPRLNIIFAEAIKGPLLSSDRQVQQSTLYLLFHYLSCEGASRQQTQVLVEENIADYVFEILRLSEYKDPVVSSCIQVLDLLSTAEQAFKQRLLVGFATLIPVVHYVAEVPLHPVQSQTLKLIWNYVSDCLGMLSTSQIEELVLALTGMLKKHTEGRMGMLPETFILICSVFVALMKFSSSHGTPNLARPVQEASKHAVLACLDISEKHPGQLLHSLYLLKEAYLYGHEESFAESCNMEIRNSVVDVCTTHLLPWVVTAINEMEEEVVLGVLETFHSLLLQDSDIQAMELAKTLVSTSWFSFSFGCLGLYPTEKMKCRVFLMLSSLVDVLLGNDSGQPIRDAALYLPSDPVDMLFLLGQKSSHNLELSSCQSAILVILYTSSLHDERLADEKSVLASLEQYLLVNSSDLQSGATNSLALMRVVNLYCLFRGLASMSSQIPYSLKAERILFQLLTENEWDLPCAIVHSVSLKWLFQQEKISKQLSYQVLQFCRSNISNGTDIIVHGRNDRVLNAQAFAELVASGDNYGATILVCLLIQLAKDEGQEHDIISVANLMQIIINIFPAASDQLCLHGIGKAIYTLYYDSSYASSPAILMATSVLSFNILSLVQPEILSDDEYWLAVTMKLMDYFNLSEVADRWNHQSLLVIGIFSLILYHSTNGILVETAKTIMYNTSLVSAINCAASFIGPALVDHDEGTSKGEILIFLLLLNYFSLRSLPVVLPGFMDWQKFFDPPNGTQPLSFIGIRCHDLCRLMHFGSPLVKLVASYSLLESLTRLSDQRYKMQLEVKCTMGYLKSVIAVLEGLIFYSDLRVALNCGLCLSIILGWEKLDMQETTMIEKISCRLIVEELAMSLAAPCLASKSFINHHKPAIHVAVALLKLQKIPEWMRSIFDDTCISGIVKNLSASNLSTEIVFLFRELLNSGFLKTEQIADLHRVLQECRKHKYADNTQDDRADKHMKKMATTPHDLEEVCEYLIHLMSSDSSLDMDSRGLHCGNKRLLEEIELFFRTLTLEDDG; from the exons ATGTTGTTCTGCTACGATTCACAGAAACAACCAGaccttgaagaagaagaagaagcgaaTAGAGAAGAATTAGCACAAGTATGCTGTGAAGGTCACCGATCCACACTGAATCTCCAAAGCCAACAAGGCGAAGGAGGAGGATCTATTTGTCTCCTCTGCTTCTCCAACCTCATCTCCAACCCTCTCTCTCCTACTCTCCACGTTTCCTACGCTCTCTCTCAAATCTCTCAATTTCTCATCTCCTCCTCCCATTCTCACTTCCTCGTCTCTCCTCTCCTCAAAGCTCTATCTTCCTTCGACGATCAACCCATAGCCAATCAGCTCATAAATCTCATCCTCAAACTCTCATCCGAATCTGAATCCTTCTCTGCTCATTTCGTTGCTACACTTTCCCACCACCTCGCTTCCCGCGCGTTAGCCTGGACTCGACCCCAACTGTTTACg CTCTTGCACCTGGTGGTGGATGCCCTCATCAAGACCCAAGTTGATGACGTCCGATTGAATTGTCTAG CACTTTTGACGGTTTTCGCTCAGAGAGGGTTTTTCGCTAAGGTGAATGCAAATGAGGCAAGCAGCATTATTCTATATGAAGCAGATAACTTCATGCAAGGACCAGAAGATGGAAAAGATGGGCCTCGTTTGAATATCATTTTTGCTGAGGCCATCAAAGGTCCATTGCTTTCGTCAGACAGACAAGTCCAACAGAGCACACTATATTTACTGTTTCATTATTTGTCTTGCGAAGGTGCTTCAAGACAGCAGACCCAAGTCCTGGTGGAAGAAAATATTGCAGATTATGTGTTTGAAATACTTAGATTGTCAG AATATAAGGATCCAGTTGTCAGCTCTTGCATTCAGGTACTTGATCTCTTGTCAACAGCAGAGCAAGCTTTCAAACAAAGGCTGCTTGTTGGGTTTGCAACTCTGATTCCAGTAGTACATTATGTAGCTGAAGTTCCTCTTCATCCTGTTCAAAGTCAGACTCTAAAGCTCATATGGAACTATGTTTCTGATTGCCTGGGGATGTTATCCACTTCTCAAATAGAAGAGTTAGTTCTTGCTTTAACAGGGATGCTTAAAAAGCATACCGAGGGGAGGATGGGCATGCTTCCTGAGACATTTATACTGATCTGCTCAGTCTTTGTAGCTCTAATGAAGTTTTCTTCTTCCCATGGGACTCCAAATCTGGCAAGACCAGTGCAAGAAGCATCTAAACATGCTGTTTTAGCCTGTCTAGACATCTCTGAAAAACATCCTGGACAACTTTTGCATTCCTTATACCTACTTAAAGAGGCGTATCTGTATGGTCATGAAGAAAGCTTTGCCGAGTCCTGTAACATGGAAATACGAAATTCTGTGGTGGACGTATGCACAACACATTTATTACCTTGGGTTGTAACAGCCATCAATGAAATGGAGGAGGAGGTCGTCCTTGGGGTGCTGGAAACTTTTCATTCATTACTGCTTCAGGATTCTGATATCCAAGCAATGGAGCTTGCAAAGACCCTGGTTTCAACATCTTGGTTCAGTTTCTCATTTGGATGTCTAGGCTTATATCCCACGGAAAAAATGAAATGCAGAGTATTTCTGATGCTCAGCTCACTTGTGGACGTTCTTCTGGGAAATGATTCTGGGCAACCCATTAGAGATGCTGCCTTATATCTTCCATCCGATCCTGTAGATATGTTATTTTTACTTGGGCAAAAGAGCTCTCATAATTTGGAATTGTCTTCTTGTCAGTCTGCCATTTTGGTGATATTATATACCAGTTCTTTACATGATGAAAG ACTTGCAGATGAGAAATCGGTTTTAGCTTCACTAGAGCAGTATCTTCTAGTTAATAGTAGTGATTTACAATCTGGGGCTACCAATTCACTGGCACTGATGCGAGTGGTTAATCTTTATTGTCTTTTTCGGGGTCTTGCCAGCATGTCCTCCCAAATTCCATACAGTTTGAAAGCTGAGAGGATCCTATTCCAGCTATTGACTGAAAATGAATGGGATTTGCCTTGTGCAATAGTTCACTCAGTGTCTTTAAAATGGTTGTTTCAACAAGAGAAAATAAGCAAGCAATTGTCTTATCAGGTTCTGCAATTCTGCAGGAGCAATATCTCAAATGGGACTGACATCATCGTCCATGGAAGAAATGATCGAGTTCTAAATGCACAAGCATTTGCAGAGCTAGTAGCATCAGGAGATAACTATGGAGCAACAATTTTGGTTTGCTTGTTGATACAGCTTGCCAAGGATGAAGGCCAAGAGCACGACATAATTTCAGTGGCTAATCTCATGCAGATTATTATTAACATCTTTCCAGCTGCTTCAGACCAATTATGTTTGCATGGCATAGGGAAGGCAATCTACACTCTTTATTATGATTCAAGCTATGCATCTTCCCCAGCAATATTAATGGCCACCTCAGTTCTGAGTTTTAACATTTTAAGTTTGGTGCAGCCTGAAATTCTTTCTGATGATGAATATTGGCTTGCAGTGACCATGAAG TTAATGGACTACTTTAACCTCTCAGAGGTAGCAGATAGGTGGAATCATCAAAGTCTCTTAGTAATTGGAATATTTTCCCTGATTTTGTACCACTCCACCAATGGGATACTTGTAGAAACTGCAAAAACTATTATGTATAATACTTCTCTGGTCTCTGCAATCAACTGTGCTGCCAGCTTCATAGGGCCTGCATTGGTTGATCATGATGAGGGAACAAGCAAAGgagaaattttgatatttttgcttTTACTAAATTACTTCTCTTTAAGAAG TTTGCCTGTTGTTCTACCAGGGTTTATGGACTGGCAAAAGTTCTTTGATCCACCAAATGGGACACAGCCACTGTCATTCATTGGCATCCGTTGCCATGACCTATGCAGACTCATGCATTTTGGGTCTCCTCTGGTCAAACTTGTTGCTTCCTACAGCCTGTTGGAGTCGCTTACCAGATTATCAGACCAGCGATATAAAATGCAGTTGGAAGTGAAATGTACCATGGGGTACCTCAAGTCTGTAATTGCTGTGTTAGAAGGCTTAATTTTTTATAGCGATCTCAGAGTGGCTTTGAACTGTGGCCTCTGCCTATCAATAATTTTGGGGTGGGAAAAGCTGGACATGCAGGAGACAACAATGATTGAAAAGATCAGTTGTAGGCTGATTGTAGAAGAGTTGGCAATGTCTTTGGCGGCTCCATGCTTAGCATCAAAATCTTTTATTAATCATCACAAGCCTGCAATTCATGTGGCTGTGGCATTGCTAAAACTCCAGAAGATTCCTGAGTGGATGAGATCCATTTTTGATGATACCTGCATATCTGGCATAGTTAAAAACCTTTCAGCTAGTAATCTAAGCACAGagattgtatttttgtttcgAGAGCTACTGAATTCAGGGTTCCTGAAGACTGAACAAATTGCTGATCTGCATCGGGTGCTCCAG GAATGCAGAAAACATAAGTATGCTGACAATACTCAAGATGATCGAGCAGATAAGCATATGAAGAAGATGGCTACCACCCCACATGATTTGGAAGAAGTTTGTGAGTATCTCATTCACTTGATGTCATCCGATTCATCTCTAGATATGGATTCTAGAGGGTTACATTGCGGGAATAAGAGACTTTTAGaagagatagagttgttttttAGGACCTTAACATTGGAGGATGACGGCTAA
- the LOC115993816 gene encoding protein PRD1 isoform X2 — protein sequence MLFCYDSQKQPDLEEEEEANREELAQVCCEGHRSTLNLQSQQGEGGGSICLLCFSNLISNPLSPTLHVSYALSQISQFLISSSHSHFLVSPLLKALSSFDDQPIANQLINLILKLSSESESFSAHFVATLSHHLASRALAWTRPQLFTVFNCQAFCPKLLHLVVDALIKTQVDDVRLNCLALLTVFAQRGFFAKVNANEASSIILYEADNFMQGPEDGKDGPRLNIIFAEAIKGPLLSSDRQVQQSTLYLLFHYLSCEGASRQQTQVLVEENIADYVFEILRLSEYKDPVVSSCIQVLDLLSTAEQAFKQRLLVGFATLIPVVHYVAEVPLHPVQSQTLKLIWNYVSDCLGMLSTSQIEELVLALTGMLKKHTEGRMGMLPETFILICSVFVALMKFSSSHGTPNLARPVQEASKHAVLACLDISEKHPGQLLHSLYLLKEAYLYGHEESFAESCNMEIRNSVVDVCTTHLLPWVVTAINEMEEEVVLGVLETFHSLLLQDSDIQAMELAKTLVSTSWFSFSFGCLGLYPTEKMKCRVFLMLSSLVDVLLGNDSGQPIRDAALYLPSDPVDMLFLLGQKSSHNLELSSCQSAILVILYTSSLHDERLADEKSVLASLEQYLLVNSSDLQSGATNSLALMRVVNLYCLFRGLASMSSQIPYSLKAERILFQLLTENEWDLPCAIVHSVSLKWLFQQEKISKQLSYQVLQFCRSNISNGTDIIVHGRNDRVLNAQAFAELVASGDNYGATILVCLLIQLAKDEGQEHDIISVANLMQIIINIFPAASDQLCLHGIGKAIYTLYYDSSYASSPAILMATSVLSFNILSLVQPEILSDDEYWLAVTMKLMDYFNLSEVADRWNHQSLLVIGIFSLILYHSTNGILVETAKTIMYNTSLVSAINCAASFIGPALVDHDEGTSKGEILIFLLLLNYFSLRSLPVVLPGFMDWQKFFDPPNGTQPLSFIGIRCHDLCRLMHFGSPLVKLVASYSLLESLTRLSDQRYKMQLEVKCTMGYLKSVIAVLEGLIFYSDLRVALNCGLCLSIILGWEKLDMQETTMIEKISCRLIVEELAMSLAAPCLASKSFINHHKPAIHVAVALLKLQKIPEWMRSIFDDTCISGIVKNLSASNLSTEIVFLFRELLNSGFLKTEQIADLHRVLQECRKHKYADNTQDDRADKHMKKMATTPHDLEEVCEYLIHLMSSDSSLDMDSRGLHCGNKRLLEEIELFFRTLTLEDDG from the exons ATGTTGTTCTGCTACGATTCACAGAAACAACCAGaccttgaagaagaagaagaagcgaaTAGAGAAGAATTAGCACAAGTATGCTGTGAAGGTCACCGATCCACACTGAATCTCCAAAGCCAACAAGGCGAAGGAGGAGGATCTATTTGTCTCCTCTGCTTCTCCAACCTCATCTCCAACCCTCTCTCTCCTACTCTCCACGTTTCCTACGCTCTCTCTCAAATCTCTCAATTTCTCATCTCCTCCTCCCATTCTCACTTCCTCGTCTCTCCTCTCCTCAAAGCTCTATCTTCCTTCGACGATCAACCCATAGCCAATCAGCTCATAAATCTCATCCTCAAACTCTCATCCGAATCTGAATCCTTCTCTGCTCATTTCGTTGCTACACTTTCCCACCACCTCGCTTCCCGCGCGTTAGCCTGGACTCGACCCCAACTGTTTACg GTCTTCAATTGCCAAg CCTTTTGTCCTAAGCTCTTGCACCTGGTGGTGGATGCCCTCATCAAGACCCAAGTTGATGACGTCCGATTGAATTGTCTAG CACTTTTGACGGTTTTCGCTCAGAGAGGGTTTTTCGCTAAGGTGAATGCAAATGAGGCAAGCAGCATTATTCTATATGAAGCAGATAACTTCATGCAAGGACCAGAAGATGGAAAAGATGGGCCTCGTTTGAATATCATTTTTGCTGAGGCCATCAAAGGTCCATTGCTTTCGTCAGACAGACAAGTCCAACAGAGCACACTATATTTACTGTTTCATTATTTGTCTTGCGAAGGTGCTTCAAGACAGCAGACCCAAGTCCTGGTGGAAGAAAATATTGCAGATTATGTGTTTGAAATACTTAGATTGTCAG AATATAAGGATCCAGTTGTCAGCTCTTGCATTCAGGTACTTGATCTCTTGTCAACAGCAGAGCAAGCTTTCAAACAAAGGCTGCTTGTTGGGTTTGCAACTCTGATTCCAGTAGTACATTATGTAGCTGAAGTTCCTCTTCATCCTGTTCAAAGTCAGACTCTAAAGCTCATATGGAACTATGTTTCTGATTGCCTGGGGATGTTATCCACTTCTCAAATAGAAGAGTTAGTTCTTGCTTTAACAGGGATGCTTAAAAAGCATACCGAGGGGAGGATGGGCATGCTTCCTGAGACATTTATACTGATCTGCTCAGTCTTTGTAGCTCTAATGAAGTTTTCTTCTTCCCATGGGACTCCAAATCTGGCAAGACCAGTGCAAGAAGCATCTAAACATGCTGTTTTAGCCTGTCTAGACATCTCTGAAAAACATCCTGGACAACTTTTGCATTCCTTATACCTACTTAAAGAGGCGTATCTGTATGGTCATGAAGAAAGCTTTGCCGAGTCCTGTAACATGGAAATACGAAATTCTGTGGTGGACGTATGCACAACACATTTATTACCTTGGGTTGTAACAGCCATCAATGAAATGGAGGAGGAGGTCGTCCTTGGGGTGCTGGAAACTTTTCATTCATTACTGCTTCAGGATTCTGATATCCAAGCAATGGAGCTTGCAAAGACCCTGGTTTCAACATCTTGGTTCAGTTTCTCATTTGGATGTCTAGGCTTATATCCCACGGAAAAAATGAAATGCAGAGTATTTCTGATGCTCAGCTCACTTGTGGACGTTCTTCTGGGAAATGATTCTGGGCAACCCATTAGAGATGCTGCCTTATATCTTCCATCCGATCCTGTAGATATGTTATTTTTACTTGGGCAAAAGAGCTCTCATAATTTGGAATTGTCTTCTTGTCAGTCTGCCATTTTGGTGATATTATATACCAGTTCTTTACATGATGAAAG ACTTGCAGATGAGAAATCGGTTTTAGCTTCACTAGAGCAGTATCTTCTAGTTAATAGTAGTGATTTACAATCTGGGGCTACCAATTCACTGGCACTGATGCGAGTGGTTAATCTTTATTGTCTTTTTCGGGGTCTTGCCAGCATGTCCTCCCAAATTCCATACAGTTTGAAAGCTGAGAGGATCCTATTCCAGCTATTGACTGAAAATGAATGGGATTTGCCTTGTGCAATAGTTCACTCAGTGTCTTTAAAATGGTTGTTTCAACAAGAGAAAATAAGCAAGCAATTGTCTTATCAGGTTCTGCAATTCTGCAGGAGCAATATCTCAAATGGGACTGACATCATCGTCCATGGAAGAAATGATCGAGTTCTAAATGCACAAGCATTTGCAGAGCTAGTAGCATCAGGAGATAACTATGGAGCAACAATTTTGGTTTGCTTGTTGATACAGCTTGCCAAGGATGAAGGCCAAGAGCACGACATAATTTCAGTGGCTAATCTCATGCAGATTATTATTAACATCTTTCCAGCTGCTTCAGACCAATTATGTTTGCATGGCATAGGGAAGGCAATCTACACTCTTTATTATGATTCAAGCTATGCATCTTCCCCAGCAATATTAATGGCCACCTCAGTTCTGAGTTTTAACATTTTAAGTTTGGTGCAGCCTGAAATTCTTTCTGATGATGAATATTGGCTTGCAGTGACCATGAAG TTAATGGACTACTTTAACCTCTCAGAGGTAGCAGATAGGTGGAATCATCAAAGTCTCTTAGTAATTGGAATATTTTCCCTGATTTTGTACCACTCCACCAATGGGATACTTGTAGAAACTGCAAAAACTATTATGTATAATACTTCTCTGGTCTCTGCAATCAACTGTGCTGCCAGCTTCATAGGGCCTGCATTGGTTGATCATGATGAGGGAACAAGCAAAGgagaaattttgatatttttgcttTTACTAAATTACTTCTCTTTAAGAAG TTTGCCTGTTGTTCTACCAGGGTTTATGGACTGGCAAAAGTTCTTTGATCCACCAAATGGGACACAGCCACTGTCATTCATTGGCATCCGTTGCCATGACCTATGCAGACTCATGCATTTTGGGTCTCCTCTGGTCAAACTTGTTGCTTCCTACAGCCTGTTGGAGTCGCTTACCAGATTATCAGACCAGCGATATAAAATGCAGTTGGAAGTGAAATGTACCATGGGGTACCTCAAGTCTGTAATTGCTGTGTTAGAAGGCTTAATTTTTTATAGCGATCTCAGAGTGGCTTTGAACTGTGGCCTCTGCCTATCAATAATTTTGGGGTGGGAAAAGCTGGACATGCAGGAGACAACAATGATTGAAAAGATCAGTTGTAGGCTGATTGTAGAAGAGTTGGCAATGTCTTTGGCGGCTCCATGCTTAGCATCAAAATCTTTTATTAATCATCACAAGCCTGCAATTCATGTGGCTGTGGCATTGCTAAAACTCCAGAAGATTCCTGAGTGGATGAGATCCATTTTTGATGATACCTGCATATCTGGCATAGTTAAAAACCTTTCAGCTAGTAATCTAAGCACAGagattgtatttttgtttcgAGAGCTACTGAATTCAGGGTTCCTGAAGACTGAACAAATTGCTGATCTGCATCGGGTGCTCCAG GAATGCAGAAAACATAAGTATGCTGACAATACTCAAGATGATCGAGCAGATAAGCATATGAAGAAGATGGCTACCACCCCACATGATTTGGAAGAAGTTTGTGAGTATCTCATTCACTTGATGTCATCCGATTCATCTCTAGATATGGATTCTAGAGGGTTACATTGCGGGAATAAGAGACTTTTAGaagagatagagttgttttttAGGACCTTAACATTGGAGGATGACGGCTAA